The Streptomyces sp. NBC_01317 genomic interval AGAGGAAATCACCGATTTCGGCGGGTACCCCCTCCTTGCTCGCCCCGAGCGGAAGATGGGCGTGCCGCGCGGCCGTCTTCAGACCCCGCCGGTACTTCACCGCGTCGTGCCCCAGATCCGGCCGCGCGGCCAGCCAGTCGCGCAGGATCGCGCGCGTACGGCGGTTGTTCACCCGGGCCGCCCGCAGCGCGCGGAACAGCCGGTAGACCCGCTGCGGCGGCAGCACCGCCAGCCGCCGGGCGATCAGCCGCCCCTCCACCCGCTTCTCCTCCGCGCTCGCCTCACCGGCGCCGCGCAGCAGCGTCTCGATGATCCGCGCCGCGTTGTGGTCGTTGATGTCGAGCGCGAGTGTGGCGGCATACAGGGGCCGGTAGTTGACGCACACGTACGCGTGCAGGAAGTCCAGCGACAGCCGCTGCGCGTGCGCGTCGGAGCGGAACTCCCGCTGTCCCGTCGCTGTCACGGCCGCGTTCACGAACAGCAGCACGTCCTCGGCCGCGATCAGATCCGCGAAGGTCTCGGCCACGGTGTCCCCCCCCGGTACGTGCCGTCGGATGCCGGCCGGGGCATGGGGGCGCGAACAGCGAAATGTTTGCTCAAGAGGCAAGTCCCGGAAGTCGCACCGGAGGCCCGCGGCCGGCCCGTGCAACGTAACACCGACCCCCACCACCCCGGCCACGGAATTTCCGCCCTGGCCGCGCCCCCGTCGCACGCCCGGTGCACACTGAGCGCCATGAGCAAGCCACCACGTATCGGACTCCTCGGCGCGGGCCCCTGGGCGGAGCGCACGCACGCCCCGGCCCTGGCCGCCCACTCCGGCCTCGAATTCAGCGGTGTCTGGGGGCGGCGCCCCGAGGCGGCCGTGGCCCTCGCCGCCGCCCACGACACCACCGCGCACTCCGGCGAGGCCGGGATCGACGCGCTCTTCGCGGAGAGCGACGCCATCGCCTTCGCCCTGCCGCCGGACGTCCAGGCACCGCTCGCGGTACGGGCCGCGGCCGCCGGCTGTCACCTGATCATGGACAAGCCGGTCGCGACAACCGTCGAAGGGGCCCGCGCGGTGGCGGACGCCGCCGCGGCCGCGAACGTCGCGTCGGTGGTCTTCTGCACGCTGCGCTTCTCGCCCGTGACGTCGGCCTGGATCGACGAACAGGTCGCGACCGGCGGCTGGTTCACGGCCCACGCGCACTGGCTCGGCTCGCTGTACGGGCCGAGCGCGGTGAGCAGCCCGTTCGCGGACTCGCCGTGGCGCCGGGAGAAGGGCGGGCTGTGGGACGTCGGCCCCCACGCGCTGTCCGTACTGATCCCGCTGCTCGGTGACGTCACCGAGGTGACGGCGGTACGGGGCGAGCCCGACCTCACCCACCTCGTCCTGCGGCACACGTCCGGCGCGACGAGCACCGCCGCGCTGAGCCTGAGCGCGCCGTCGAAGGGGTCGGGCACGGGGTTCGTCGTGAACGGGGAGCACGGCATCGCGTCGCTGCCGGAGGAGTGGGGCGACCCGATCGGTTCCTTCGAGGCGGCGGTCGACGCGCTGCTGGCGTCGGTCCGCACGGGGCTGCCGCACGCGTGTGACGTGCGGTTCGGACTGCGGCTGACCGAGATCCTGGCGGAGGCCGAGAAGCAGGTGGCGGCGGCGGGGAAGTAGCCGCGAGGGGTACGGGTACGGGGGCTGGCGCCCGTACCCGTACCGCCGCAGGTCTTGCGTCCCCCCTCAGCCGACGCGCTCGATCCGGGCCTTGCGGATCAGGAACTTGCCCGGCTCGCGGACCTGCTCGAACGCGGCGTTGTTCAGCAGGACACAGCTCGCCGACGTCGAAGTGACCTTCACCGTGGTCGACTTGGAGTTGTCGAGGTTGGTCACGCGCAGCGTCGTACCGACCGGGAACTGACCGCTGGAGGCGCCCGGGGCGCCTTCCTCGTTGAAGAGGGTGACGGTCGAGCCGGGGCAGACGACCTGCCCCGCGCCGTTGTCGGCCCCGCCCGTGGCGGGCTGCTGCTGCGCGGGCGGGGTCGTGACCGGGGCCGTCGTGGCGGGCGGAGTCTTCACGACCGGGGGCTTCACGACCGGAGGCTTCTGGGCCGCACCACCGGCGACCACGCCCTTGCTGCCCTCACCGACCCGGCAACCGGACGCCTTCTGCTGCACCTTGATCTGCTCGATGACCGCCACCCGGTTGGCGATCCGCGCCTCGGACTGGGCGTCGGGAGCCGACCGCTGCCCGGCGATGAACGCCTCGTTGTTGCCGAGGGCCGTCGCGAACCCGTCACAGGCGACGGACGCCTGGCTCGTACCGGTCATCACCACCGCCGTACCGCCGACCAGGGCTGCCGCCCCGACGAGCAGGGAGATCTTCTTCTTACGGCTGAGCGTCTTCTTGCGGGACACGTGTGGGGGCTCCTGTTCCCGGCCGCGCGCGGCGGGCCGGCTGGGGTTCCGTGTGCCCTGGGATACGGGTGGGGCGTTCGTTCCGCTCAATCGCGGGGGCGTCAACTTCCGGCACCGCCGTTCCAGCCTCTTCCGCCCCTCTTGCCGCCGGGCTGCTTTCTTGCCGTCAAACAGCCTCTGGCCAGGCCCGATTGTCAGTGGGGGGCGGTAGAATTGAGGGAGTTCGTGAGGGTTCCACCACCGTGCCGGGAGGTCGCCGATGGCCGTTGCCACAGTCACGACAATTACCACAAAAACGATCCGGATCCAGCCGACGCCAGAGCGCAAGCCACTGCCCGCGGGACAGCCGCGTGAGTGGTACGAGACCCACAACCGCCGACTGAAGGCCATGCGCCTCGCCATCGCCCTGCTGGACTCGGGCGTGTACCACCCGGAGAACGCCGGCAACCGCAGGATAAGGAGCACGGCGGCCAGGATCGGCATCCACCCGCCGTCCGACACGACGTGCCGCATGGTGCGCGCGCTGATCGGGTAGGGGCGCGGGCCGGGGCGCCGGGCGTACGGGATTGTTTCCGGCGTCCGGCGTCCGGCACCGTCAGGTGCCCGCTTTGCCGCTTACCCCCTCTCCATTACCCGCCGCTCCACCGAGCCGCCGTTCCCAGCGCACCTCCCCGTCGTGCCACACGTCGGTCGGCGTCAGACCGCACGCGCGGGCCACCGCGGCCGAGGCGCCGTGCTCCGGGTGGATGTGCGCGACGACCGTGCCGACGCCGCGCGCCTCCAGCCACCGTACGAGCCCTCGCGCGGCCTCGGAGGCGAGTCCGTGGCCCTGCCAGGGGGTTCCTACCACCCAGGCGATCTCGGCGACGGCGCCCTGGCCAGGGGCGCTGCCGGGGTCGGCCGACGTGACCGTGGCCTGTACGGTCCCGGCCAGCGCGCCCCCGCCGTCCCGGGACCCCTCGGCGCCCCTGGCGCCTTCCGCCCCCTCGGCGCGGAGACTCAGCACCCAGTTGCACCACGACACCTCCGGATCCGGGGATCCCCCGACCATCCGCGTGTAGCGCACGCGCAGTTCCGCCTCCGTCTCCGGAGCCCCGCCGATGAAGCCGTGCAGAGCGGGATCGGAGAGCACCACGGCCATCTCCCGCGCGTGCCCGACCCTCAGGGGGACGAGCGTGAGCCGTTCCGTTTCGATCGGCTCGGGCCCCGGTGTGGTGGTCATCGGGCAGCGATCCACGGCCCGGTCGCAACGGTGTGCAACCGTCCCCGCCGCAGCGCGAGTTGGGGCAGCGCGACACCAAAAATCCCCGTGACCGCGTCGAGCGCCTCGTACTCGTCGTCCACGTCGAGAGCAACCGGCGCCGGCCCCTCGTCCTCGTAGGACTCCTCCGACTCCTCCGACTCCACGGAGTCCTCCGGCACCTCCGCGCCCGGGAACAGCTCCTCCGGATCGAGGGCCTCGGGAACGTCCCCCCACTCCTCGATCTCGTCCCCGCGCACGGTGAATCCGTACCCGCGCTCTCCGTCCTCCGCGCAGGAGAAGTAGAAGACGCCGGGCCGTCCCGCCGAGGTGTCGCCCCGCTCGACCCATATGGTGACCGCCTCGGTGCCGCGTGAGGCCCGCTCGCCCGGATCGTTCAACTGCCCCGACCCGAACGGCTCCAGGACCGTCCCATAGGCGAAACTCCACCCCTCCCCGGCCGACCCCACCCGGACCACCGGCCGGCCGTCGGGGCCGAACGACCGCCGCCGGATGTCCCCTTCGTCGCTCGGCGGGAGAAGCGGCCCCTCTCCGACCCGCGCGGCCACCTCCTCCGGCGACACGTCCCGGACGAGGACAAAGCGGTAGTCGCCGGGCTGCTCCACGTGATCGGCGAGCCAGGTGAGCCCGATCTCCCGGGACACAAGCCCGGCCGCGTCCCACGCCCCACCCTCGTGTCTTCCGCCCCGCCCACCCCCGCGTGGCGTCTCCAGCAGGTACCGCCCCCGCTCCGGAGTGATCACCGGACCGAGTATCGGATCGGCGAGGAGCCCGACCGGGGCGACGTGTTCGTTGCCGTACGCCTCCCACGTGCCCACAGCCGTCGCGAGCGTGCGCCAGGCCGCGTCGGTGTCGCCCCAACGGGCCTGTTCCCGCGCGGTGTCGACCGCCGTGCGGAAGGGCCCGACCGGCTCGTACGGCAGCAGTCGGCCCCCCGTGTCACCGGGCCGGCCGTTCAGCAGGGCCGTCAGCTCGTCGCGGAACCCACCTGCCCGCGGCCGGCCGTGCTCCGCCGCGTCCTCGAACACATCGAGCTGTTCGTCGATGTCCTCACCCGCCAGACACGCCACCCGCGCCTCCTCCACGGACGCGTCGAGTTCGCGCGTGGTCGCGTTGACGAACTCCGGGCCCGCGTTGCTCCGGTGGAAGTCCCGGAAGAGCGCCTGCATGAGGTCGAGGAATGACTCGTAACGGACCGGCAGTTCCCCCGACCACGCACGGTGGAGGTACGCGGCCCACTCACCGTCCGCGTTCACGTCACCCGGGTCGAGCAGGAGGTCGGTGGCGTCCGACGCGACGGACAGCTGGAGCGCGCGCCCCCGCATCCCGGCCCGTACCACCTCGTCGTCGGACGACTCCTCGTCCAGCGCGCTCTCGTACAGCTCCTGGAGCTCGGCGCCCTTGTGCCAGTGGACTCCGTCCACCGTCCCGAGCAACTCGACGGCCGTCCCGGCCGGCCGCCACCCGTCCGTGACCGCGAGGAAGGACCGGTAGGACGGCGGCAACTCCGCATCCAGCCGCTCCTCCAGGGCCGCGATCCGCTCCGCACCGGCCGGCGCGAACCCGAGCCACCGGTCCCGCACGATCTCCTCGGCCGCGTCCTCGCGCCCCTCCGCGCCGGGCGAGTCGATCCAGTCCGCACTCCACCGGTCCAGGAACGGCCGCCAGTTGTAGATCTTCATGCGGTCATGGTGCCAGCGCCCACGGACAAGGGACACATCCCGGCGGCCGATGCCAGACTTTCCCCCCAGCACAGAGAGAGGTACGCGAGGATGACAGACGTGAGACACACCACAGGCACCACAGGCGCGAACGACAATGATCTCCAGAGCCGGTTCGCGGCGGTGACCACCGCCCATCTGGCGGACGCGTGCATCCGCGCCCGTATCCCCGTGCGCTGCGCCCCCACCGCCCTGCGCGCCCTGGAACCCGGCAGCCGCCTGGCCGGCCGGGTCGTCCCCGCCCGTCACACCGGCAGCGTGGACGTCTTCCTGGAGGCCTTCGAAGGGGCCGACCCCGGCGACGTACTGGTCGTGGACAACGCCGGACGGCAAGACGAGGCCTGCGTGGGCGACCTGATGGCCCTGGAGGCCCGTATCGCGGGACTGGCCGGGATCGTGATCTGGGGCCTGCACCGCGACACGGCCGACCTGCGCGCGATCGGACTCCCGGTCTTCAGCCTGGGGACGCTCCCCACCGGCCCCCAACGCCTCGACCCCCGCCCCCAGGACGCCCTGACCTCCGCCGCGGTGGGGGAGTGGACCGTGGGCCGCGACGACCTGGTCGTCGCCGACGACGACGGCGCCCTCTTCCTCCCCGCCGCCGGGATCGAGGACCTCCTCAACCTGGCCGAGACGATCCGCGACACAGAACACCGGCAGGCGGAACGGATCCGCGCGGGGGCCTCCCTCCGCTCCCAGGTCCGATTCGACACGTACCTGGCCGAGCGGCGCCGTAACCCCGACCTGACCTTCCGCGACCACCTTCGCGCGGTGGGCGGGGCGATCGAGGAGTAGGCGTACGCCGGGGGCGTGACGCGGTGGTGGGGGAGGCACCGACAGGGGAGGATGGAACGACGCGTCACCCATCGACAAACGCCGTCGAGCAAGGAGCGGACCCATGACCACCGTCGCTGTCACCGGAGCCACCGGAAAGACCGGCAAGGTCGTCGTAGCGGATCTCCTGGATCACGGCTTCGACGTCCTGGCCGTGGACATCGCGACCGACGGCGGCGAGCGGGGCAGGACGGCCGGTACGGACGTACCGCTCCTGCTCGCCGACCTGACCGACTACGGGCAGGCCGTCGACGCCCTCAGCGAGGTCGACGCGGTGGTCCATCTGGCCAACATCCCGGCGCCCGGCCTGTTCCCCGCCGCCCACACGCTCCACACCAACCTGGCGATGAACAACAACGTCTTCCTCGCCGCCGCGCACAACAAGCTCTCCCGCGTCGTATGGGCGTCCAGCGAGACCACCCTCGGCCTGCCCTTCGACGTCCCGCCCCGGTACGCGCCGGTGGACGAGGACCACTACCCGTACCCCACCTCGACCTACGCCCTCTCCAAGGTGGCGAGCGAGACGACCGCCCAGCACGTCGCCGACTGGTCGGGCATCCCCTTCGTGGCGCTGCGGCTGTCCAACGTCCATGTCGAGGACGACTACCGGCTGGTGCCCGGCTACTGGTCGGACCCGCACCTGCGGAAGTGGAACCTCTGGGGCTACATCGACGCCCGCGACGCCGCCGCGGCCTGCCGCCTCGGGCTCACCGCGCCCGTGACCGGCGCGCCCAGCTTTGTCATCGCGGCGGCGGACACCGTCATGGACCGGCCGTCGGCCGAGCTGCTGGCCGAGGTGTTCCCGGGGGTGAAGCTGACGCGTGAGATCGGTACGTACGAGACGCTGTTGGCCATCGACCGCGCCCGCGAGGCGCTCGGCTTCGAACCGCGGCACTCCTGGCGGAACACGATCACCTCCTGACACCCCTCCCCCCCCGGGCCGTCACCCCCCGGGCCGTCACCCCGCCCACGCCTCACCCCGCCCACGCCTCACCCCGCCCACGCCTCACCCCGCCCACGCCTCACCCCGCCCACGCCTCACCCCGCCCACGCCTCAGCCCGCCCACGCCTCCCGTTCCGTGGTGACGGCCCGCCCGGTTCGTACGGACTCCTGGATCGCGAGGCTGAGCAGATGGTCCTGGCACCCCTCGGCGAGGGGGTACGGCTCCGGCCCCTCGCCGCGCACCCACGCGCCCGTACGGCACAGCAGGTCGACGACGGCGAGGTCGTCCTCGGAGAGCTGCGCCCCGACGTACTCGTTGCGGTAGACCACCCGGCCGTCGAAGGAGATGTGGTGCAGCTCCCGCCCCTCCAGATTGAGATCGGTGCCGGTCAGGCGGCGGACCAGGGGCGATTCCACGGGTGTACGGGGGTCGGCCATCCGGACCACCTGGTCGTCGACGATCTCGCCCAGCGAGCCGCGTACGACCATGCGCCGGCCGCGCAGCGGGTTCCACCACTGGTTGTCGGTGAAGTCGTACAGCCCCATCCGCCCGCCGCCGAAGTCGAGGAAGGCCAGGCACGTCTCGGCGTCCCGGGGCGTCAGATCGTCCGTCCAGCCGTCGCGGGACAGCGGATCGGCGAGCGGGGCGGTGAACGCCCGGGCCGTCACGGTGGCGGGCTCGAAACCGGCCCCGAGCAGGTGCCGGATCAAGGACACCGCGTGGTAGAGGTGCGTGGACGACAGCTGTACGGAGGTCACGTCACCGATGACTCCGTCCCGTACCAGCCGCAGCCGCGCCGCGTGCCCCGGCATCAGCGGATACTGCTCCGCGACCTGCACCAGCACACTGCCGCCGGTCGCCCGCCACAGGTCCCGCAGGCCTTCGGCGTCCGGGGCGGGGGGTGTCTCGGCGAGGACGGGGACGCCGAGGGCGACCAGTTCCTTGGTCACGCGCGGGGTGGCGTCCCACGGCACGGACGGGATGACAAACTCCGGCTGTACGTCCCCCGCTCCCGCTGCTCCCCCCACCCCGGCCGTCAACGAGTCAACGCTCCGATGGACGGGCACGCCCCACGCGGCCTCCACCTCCGCGGCCCGCTCGGCGGACCGGCTGACCACCCCGACAACAGTGAGCCGATCGGGCAGCGCGCGGGCGAGCCGTACGAAGAACTCCGACCGCCACCCGGTCCCGACCAGCCCGAACCGCACCGGCGCCCCACTCGCACTCACGTCATTCGCTCCTCGTACCTGGACCGGTTTTGTTTCGCTGCTGAACGATAAGCGCACCCGCCGCCCGCCCGTGGAGGTACCCGATCGACCCCGACTCGGGCCACGCCGCTGCCGGGCCCGTACACGAGGAAGCGTACGGTCGGTCCGCGCCGGCAAAACGGTGACAACACACTGGCACCACACCGAACAATTCCGATGAGTTTCCCAGCGATCACCGGTCAATCAATCACTGAGAGTCGGCGAACCGTCCCGACCAACCAACCAACCAGCCAAGCAACCAGTCACAACAGGAGAGCAAGATGCGCACCCTGATCAGCACCGCCTTCGTCTCACTCGACGGCGTCGTGGAGGCCCCGGGCGGCGAGCCCGGCTACCGGAACTCGGGTTGGACCTTCAAGGACGTGGAGTTCCTCCCCGAGGCGTTCGAGATCAAGGGCCGCGAACAGGAGGAAGCCGCCGCGATGCTCCTGGGCCGGACCAGCTACGAGTCGTTCAGCGCGGTCTGGCCGGACATGGAGGAGTTCGCCACGTACAAGGTCATGCCGAAGTACGTCGTCTCCACCACTCTCACCGACAACGACCTGGTCACGAACTGGGGCGACACCACGATCCTGCGCTCACTCGACGACGTCGCCGCACTGAAGGAGACCGAAGGCGGCCCGATCATCATCCACGGCAGCGCCACCCTCAACCAGAACCTCTCCGACGCCGGCCTGATCGACCGCTACCACCTCCTGGTCTTCCCCCTCCTCCTCGGCGCGGGCAAGCGCCTGTTCAGCACCACGGACAAAGACACCCAAAAGCTCCACCTCACCGAACACGAGACCTACCCCAACGGCCTCCAGAAGAACGTCTTCGACGTCATCCACTGACAACACCCACAGACAAGGCCCTCCACAGACAACGCCGTCCACTCACAACGATGGATCAGCCCTCGTCCCGTACGCCGCTCAATGACCAGGTGACCGTGACGGTCAGCCGGGCGATTCCGGCCGACACGTCGGCGTTCCGCGCCTGGGTGGAGTCGTGGCTGCTCGACGCCCTCGGCGTCCTGACGGGGCCGCGCCTGGACCCGTTCGCCAACGGGCTCGACCTCAAGGGCCGGGCGTCGGTGCTGCGGCGTCCGGGGGTGCCGTACGGCGAACCGGGTGAGCTCTGGGGCACGCTGTGGGTGTCTCCCGCCTACAAGCCGGGAAAGTCCACGAAGCTCTCCCGCCAGGTGTGGACGCCGCAGAACTGGGACGCGTTCCTCGGACGGCTGGACGAAGTACCGGCGAAGGCATGGGTGTCGCTGGGGCGGCTCGCCTCCAACGGGTTTCCCGGCTCCGAGCACTGGGCGGCGTCCGTCGTCCGGGACGTCGATGCACCGGACTTCGGGACCCTCACGGTCCGGGCCTCCAGCAGGGAGTTCACCGATCCCGCGACGAGCCGGGACGTCCAGCGGCGCTGGCTCGACTTCCTCGACCGGCGGCTCCGCGCGGATCCGGAGATCCTGTTCGGTTCGCTGGCCGACGACGGGGAGGACGCCGACCGCACCGAACTGGAGGTCGCCCTGGGGCTGTTCCCCGACGACACCCTCCCGGGCCTCGACTCCGTCCTGCGCGGCTACTCCTGGGTCACGGTCTGCTCCGCCGGCGTGACGCGCCGACTGGGCGGCGCCGAGTCCCTCGCCGAATCACCCGCGTTCGCCCGTGTTGTCCCCCTGAGCGGCGGCGGGGTGCTGCTCCAGGCGACCGACGACATCAGGGAGTACGGCCCGGACCGCGTCGCGGCCGTCTTCGACCGGCTGCGCCCCGCACTCCCACCCGGCACGCCGAGCCCCGCCTACATGGACCGCGTTCCCAGGATCGTCTTCGAGGCGCCCTGACCCGCGTTCCGGCGCCCGTACGACAGGACTCCGCCGCTCTCCGTGAAGAGCGACGAGAGCCTGACCAACCCTGACGGGCCATCGGGCTTCGCGAGATCCGTGCCTGCGGTGCGCCGCGACGGCCGGGCCTAAATATTGACGAGCAGGTGGAGAACGGTTCTGAACTGCATGTTTCCAAGGATCGATCGATTGCCGGTACACAACGGGTGCACGCGGGGTTGCTCCCTAGCTCGTCGGTGGCAGCCTTGCTGCTCGTCCTGCGGCTCCGTTTTTCCGACCGTGTGCAACAAGGCAGCAAGGATCCGACAGACTTCAGCTCGTTGCCATTGGTCACAGCCGTCAGGAAGCCGTTCCAGGCAGCGAAGCACCGATTCCCGGATGCTCCGTGCCCGTACGGGCCCTTCCGCCGTCGGTGGCGACGACATCGACGGCGTACGGCAGATCACGGCGGCATTCGGCGCCGCAGATGAACGTCGTGGCGGTTGCCACGGCTTGACCACTATCACGGCCTACCTCGCCAATACGGCGGCTCCGGTGCTCTGCGGCCGTTTCGGCACCGAAGCCTTACGCCGGTCCGCCTCCGGCGCCGTCGCCGAACTCGCCTATCTCGCGGGGTAGAAACATCACGACCTCGGACAGGAAGGCGCCGCTCAGCGTTACTACCAGGTCGGCTACCTGCCCGCCCGCGAAGCTGACCTCAGGGCTCATGCCGCCTGGATGATGCGCGCCCTCGCGCACTAGTCACTCAGCTCCAAACAGCCACACCGCTGCGTCGCCCTTGTCGAAGGCGCCCTCACTCGCGGCCTGGGCCATGTGGACGGCCGGATCGAAGCGCTTCTCCGCATCACTCACGCTGTCGCCGACACTGTGGCCAGCCACACCCCGTACACGGACCGACCTTGCCGATCACGTCGGCACCGAGCAGCAGCACCATGACGCTCTGCCCCGGGACTCGGAGAAGTACAAGCGCGTTCACGCCCTCAACCAAGCCGACCTCGGCGACAGCCTCGCGGCCGAGGCGCGTGCGGACGAGGCGGTCGCCGCCTGGACCCATGCACTGGTCCTCTTGGAGGGCATGACCTCGGACCGAACCCGCGAAGCGATTACCTCCATCTGCTCCGCGCTGCTTGGGTCGAAGCTGATGTCATCCCGAAAGAGTCCGTGGACACCACAGCGCTGCCCTTCGGCAGTACTTGACTAACGGTGCATGTGTTCCCTTGGAAGGCTGGGGGTGAGCAGAGTCCGATCCATGTTCAGCTTTTCGGCGCGCCGGAGTTTCATACTGGGAGCGCGCTCACGCTTTCAAGAGATTCGGGGATTACTCCAGCTCTGCAATATGGTGAGCCTGGGGGCTGAGATGAGGGTGTCTGGCCAGAAGGTCTTTCGCTAGGGTAAGATCTTCCTGCGCTTGGCGATTCAAACCTACGCGTCGATAATTTATGATCCGCGTCTTGAGTGCCATGAGCAGGGTTTCGCTCGGAACATCTCGCGCGGCTTCCGTAGTGATGATCTCCGTGAATTTATCGATGGCTTCAGTGGTTTCCCCGGCACGGCTAAGTGCAACACCAAGCTGGTGAAGTAATACGAGATCTGTCGGGGAATATTCCACGGCTCGCCGCAAAGCGTTGACACGACCAAATTTGTCTCGCTGGGCGTCACATACTCTTCCCTTTGTGCTGTACGCGAGTCCGCCGGTGAACCGGCTGGCGCGCGCGCAGGCGACATCTGCAAACTTTATGGCTTCCCCAATCCTGTTGCGCGCGAGTTCGTAGCTTGCGCTCATCGCAAATACGTAAGCACTGGTCGGTGCGACATCGCGCGCCTGTTTAAAGAGTGCGCCAGCGGCGTCCATGTTTCCAGAGAACGTTTCAGACTCGCCGCGCCTGCAGAGGATCACTCCCCGCTTCTCGCTATCTGCTTCAATTCCGTACCTCTCGAACACTCCGACGAACCTTTCCACCTCCCATGATTTCAGCTCCATTTGCTGCGTGTACTGCTGAACTCGGCGACGGGCGCCGGTCTCTAAATCGCTAAAACGAGCTAACTGGTTCGCTGCGAAAGAGAGGGTGATGGGTAGGCTGCTGTAGGTTGCCTGTCCGTCAGCCGGATGCACCTGCCGGCTCACTAGAGTCGCCTCTTCCAGTTCGTGTAGAGCTGAATCAAGACGTTCGCGCGGAATTTCTGTAGCGAGTGCGAGGAGGTTATCCCCGGGCGGCGCTTCGAAGATGGACATGACGCTCAATGTGCGTTTTGCGTCCACGGATAGAACGTCCCAGATATTGCGGAAGCTGAATTCGAGTACCGGTGAATCTTCATTTTGCACTGCGTCGAGTGCTTGATTGAGGTCGCCATGCAATTTGTATCGACCCAGAGTCCACTGGATTGCCAATGGGAGACCTCCGCAGGCTTTATTTATTTCGTTAATTCGCCGTTCTGTTAGTGGTAGGTCGATCCGGAGTTCTCCAGACTTGACCGCAACGAAGTCGCGAGTCTCCTCGTGGTTCAGTTCGGGGACGGTGACAGGGT includes:
- a CDS encoding NAD-dependent epimerase/dehydratase family protein encodes the protein MTTVAVTGATGKTGKVVVADLLDHGFDVLAVDIATDGGERGRTAGTDVPLLLADLTDYGQAVDALSEVDAVVHLANIPAPGLFPAAHTLHTNLAMNNNVFLAAAHNKLSRVVWASSETTLGLPFDVPPRYAPVDEDHYPYPTSTYALSKVASETTAQHVADWSGIPFVALRLSNVHVEDDYRLVPGYWSDPHLRKWNLWGYIDARDAAAACRLGLTAPVTGAPSFVIAAADTVMDRPSAELLAEVFPGVKLTREIGTYETLLAIDRAREALGFEPRHSWRNTITS
- a CDS encoding GNAT family N-acetyltransferase; translated protein: MTTTPGPEPIETERLTLVPLRVGHAREMAVVLSDPALHGFIGGAPETEAELRVRYTRMVGGSPDPEVSWCNWVLSLRAEGAEGARGAEGSRDGGGALAGTVQATVTSADPGSAPGQGAVAEIAWVVGTPWQGHGLASEAARGLVRWLEARGVGTVVAHIHPEHGASAAVARACGLTPTDVWHDGEVRWERRLGGAAGNGEGVSGKAGT
- a CDS encoding SMI1/KNR4 family protein; amino-acid sequence: MKIYNWRPFLDRWSADWIDSPGAEGREDAAEEIVRDRWLGFAPAGAERIAALEERLDAELPPSYRSFLAVTDGWRPAGTAVELLGTVDGVHWHKGAELQELYESALDEESSDDEVVRAGMRGRALQLSVASDATDLLLDPGDVNADGEWAAYLHRAWSGELPVRYESFLDLMQALFRDFHRSNAGPEFVNATTRELDASVEEARVACLAGEDIDEQLDVFEDAAEHGRPRAGGFRDELTALLNGRPGDTGGRLLPYEPVGPFRTAVDTAREQARWGDTDAAWRTLATAVGTWEAYGNEHVAPVGLLADPILGPVITPERGRYLLETPRGGGRGGRHEGGAWDAAGLVSREIGLTWLADHVEQPGDYRFVLVRDVSPEEVAARVGEGPLLPPSDEGDIRRRSFGPDGRPVVRVGSAGEGWSFAYGTVLEPFGSGQLNDPGERASRGTEAVTIWVERGDTSAGRPGVFYFSCAEDGERGYGFTVRGDEIEEWGDVPEALDPEELFPGAEVPEDSVESEESEESYEDEGPAPVALDVDDEYEALDAVTGIFGVALPQLALRRGRLHTVATGPWIAAR
- a CDS encoding Gfo/Idh/MocA family protein, with protein sequence MSASGAPVRFGLVGTGWRSEFFVRLARALPDRLTVVGVVSRSAERAAEVEAAWGVPVHRSVDSLTAGVGGAAGAGDVQPEFVIPSVPWDATPRVTKELVALGVPVLAETPPAPDAEGLRDLWRATGGSVLVQVAEQYPLMPGHAARLRLVRDGVIGDVTSVQLSSTHLYHAVSLIRHLLGAGFEPATVTARAFTAPLADPLSRDGWTDDLTPRDAETCLAFLDFGGGRMGLYDFTDNQWWNPLRGRRMVVRGSLGEIVDDQVVRMADPRTPVESPLVRRLTGTDLNLEGRELHHISFDGRVVYRNEYVGAQLSEDDLAVVDLLCRTGAWVRGEGPEPYPLAEGCQDHLLSLAIQESVRTGRAVTTEREAWAG
- a CDS encoding dihydrofolate reductase family protein is translated as MRTLISTAFVSLDGVVEAPGGEPGYRNSGWTFKDVEFLPEAFEIKGREQEEAAAMLLGRTSYESFSAVWPDMEEFATYKVMPKYVVSTTLTDNDLVTNWGDTTILRSLDDVAALKETEGGPIIIHGSATLNQNLSDAGLIDRYHLLVFPLLLGAGKRLFSTTDKDTQKLHLTEHETYPNGLQKNVFDVIH
- a CDS encoding Gfo/Idh/MocA family protein, which produces MSKPPRIGLLGAGPWAERTHAPALAAHSGLEFSGVWGRRPEAAVALAAAHDTTAHSGEAGIDALFAESDAIAFALPPDVQAPLAVRAAAAGCHLIMDKPVATTVEGARAVADAAAAANVASVVFCTLRFSPVTSAWIDEQVATGGWFTAHAHWLGSLYGPSAVSSPFADSPWRREKGGLWDVGPHALSVLIPLLGDVTEVTAVRGEPDLTHLVLRHTSGATSTAALSLSAPSKGSGTGFVVNGEHGIASLPEEWGDPIGSFEAAVDALLASVRTGLPHACDVRFGLRLTEILAEAEKQVAAAGK
- a CDS encoding RraA family protein → MRHTTGTTGANDNDLQSRFAAVTTAHLADACIRARIPVRCAPTALRALEPGSRLAGRVVPARHTGSVDVFLEAFEGADPGDVLVVDNAGRQDEACVGDLMALEARIAGLAGIVIWGLHRDTADLRAIGLPVFSLGTLPTGPQRLDPRPQDALTSAAVGEWTVGRDDLVVADDDGALFLPAAGIEDLLNLAETIRDTEHRQAERIRAGASLRSQVRFDTYLAERRRNPDLTFRDHLRAVGGAIEE